The Onychostoma macrolepis isolate SWU-2019 chromosome 20, ASM1243209v1, whole genome shotgun sequence nucleotide sequence ATTGCTCTGTTTTCTGTTATAAGTCAGAAATGACGAGGAGGCAGCTTCCGCAGTATAAAGTCAATGGAGAGCGCTGGATtgtgaaaatcacctttaaagttgtccaaatgaagttcttagcaatgcatattactaatcaaaaattaagatttgatatttattgtaagaaatttacaaaatatcttcatggaacatgatctttacttaatatcctaatgatttttggcataaaagagaaatgtataattttgacccatacaatgtattgttggatattgctacaaatatagctgtgctgcttatgactgcttctgtgctgcaggctCACATATTATAATGCAATTCCTTTATCACTGCAtagaatactatgaaatatgctgtgtgccttattctgtgtaagaagccacgtctatagcatttatttcaaacactcgactgatgttatgaagtgagtttggaggaaaaatgtgatattttcagatggagcagcactTACTACACGGAGCACAGTTCACTGAGAAGCTGTGCAAACAGCCGTCATTATCACAGAACGATATCATTGATTTCACAGTCATCTgaattttttatcttttttttttttttgcgtagcttgtcagtgatctcCGGCTCTCTGTAGTAAATACTGCTCcgtctgaaagcaggtgatggagatttactactgatcacagaaccggcttcaCTGACGAGATGCTCCCTCCTTCACTGcttgtgtgtttcttcatctgtgtctgtctgtcgttctcaGTACGCGCTGAAGAAACCCAACGCCGTGCTCTACAAGAGGTGAGTGTGCCGCGCCGCCGCAGCTTGAGCTCGAGGTGTATGCGACTGTGATTGTGATTGTGTTTGTGGTTGTTGTGTTGTCAGGAAGAACATGGTGCGGCCGTTCGACGACTCCACGGCGCTGGTGAGCTCATGATTCACGACTCTGACCGAGGGCTGTGCCATGTATAGCATCTGCAATAACATCGTAActgttgttttaacaatgtgTGATTTGACGTCGAGtatatcacaaaaacaaacacacctaCAGACAGCACGCTTACATTACGTGATGAAGTCTAGTAGGATAGATTAGTGCGAGCGtgttttcactgcatgattcagtttAGTAAAATAcattagaatgatcacaaaatcaagatatgggggcagaaaatgtatgtaGTTAATCAATGACacaaagagtgccgtttttATCTCTAAAAATtggcatgattacaaatgtgatattgattttatgcaacagttggcagttttaatttcacatttaaagtatcttttcgaAGAGGATTGCGGCCAagcaataatacaaaaataaaaccatctTCAGATtaaagttgttaaatttagagaaaaagtcgaaataaaatgttgagaatacactcattaagttacgtGAAAAAAGTTGTTAAACTTCGAGACTGTTTCTTTAAGTGTTcctcagagctgcattaaaccGTGTGTAAACGCATCTAAACACTTTAGACGCAGcgtctgtgtttcctctgcactgCAAAGAAGAATTTTGtcaatactgatttaatttgctcggtaacagcccaaatgtcttattattctatttcactgattaaatgtaaaaattctaCTCAAAAGATGAAGCACTTTTactttataaaagtaaaaatgcccataaaaggtaaaaatcaatttaaacttactggaaaagattaatttctatcagtgtgaactgaccaccgcacagaatatgaaggatatcaaaaactttaggactcagctgtccacggcagtccttatcagcacaataacacactcagcaaaatatcgtctaattatcgttatcggtaaaatcccagaaaatatggAGATATAAATTGTCTATCTCACACAGTCCTGCTCTGACCGTAACGAAGCCTCATATGGGATCCTCAGCGCCTAACATTCGTCTGTTTGCTTTCCTTCAGGAATTCTTCTCCAAGAAATCAGACTGTTCCTTGTTTCTGTTCGGCTCGCACAACAAGAAGAGGCCCAACAACCTGATATTCGGTGCGTGAGAGCGGTCAGAGGTGAGAGGTCGTGTTAGAGGAAGAGCTTGTGTTGACTTGTGTCTGTGCCGCTCACAGGACGCATGTTTGACTTCCACCTGCTGGACATGTTCGAGCTGGGCATCGAGAGCTTCGTGTCTCTGAGAAACCTGAAGGTACGCCGCAGAGATGACTCCTGAGCGTCATTATCTGTGTGTGACGCGCCTGACCTGACCTgagctgtctgtgtgtgtgtgtgtgtgtgtgtgaagacggACACGTGTCCTGAGGGCACCAAACCGCTGCTGGTGTTCGCCGGGGAGCTGTTCGAGACGGACCGGGAGCATCAGCGCTTGAGGAACCTGCTGACAGGTGATTCacctcacactcactcactcgccGCTCGCTCGCTCGCACGCACGCAGTCTGGCATAtttggtttacggggactctccataagcgtaatggtttttatactgtacttactgtatgtgctattgtcctacaccaactctacacctaaacctaccccttacaggagactgtctgtatttttagattttcaaaaaaacaccatttagtatgttattttttttaagccagttcacacatactcacactcactcactcacacactcacacgcacgcacacactctcgcacacacacacacacactctctcacacacacacacacacacacacacacacacacacgtttgtttttgtgaaaagtggggacatcccataggcgtaatggtttttatactgtacttactgtatgtgctattgccctacaccaaccctacacctaaacctaccccttacaggaaactttgtgcatttcaactttccccaaaaaaacctcactctgagtgatttataagcgttttgaaaagtggggacatgggtcaatgtcctgagatgtcaccttcaccttgtaatacctgccataccctcgtcattatacacatctatgtcctgacttttcacaaaaacgcgctctcactcacacacacacacacacacacacactctctctctctcacacacacacagacacaagggtagggatgtgcgctacgactaactgaaaattgagtgtttaatcttgtcgtTTTACATTGACACactttcctattttgatattggaaggttgctttgacacaatctgtattgttaaagctgcggtccgtaacttttttgggttaaaaatgatcaaaaatcagtatttgagtaagtacataaccagccagtgttcaaagcTATCACCTTACTTTATCCCGATTCACagcggttagcttataataatgttttgtaatttgagtggtacgggtaggatttcgtgggaaattcgagcatggcactgcgtcattacgtcacatcTGTAAACAGAAGTTTTCCCGGCTAGTATGCTATCGCAtctgaggatcctgcaggtgatcgtttatagccttttctcacagcagctggaataattaaatttatcattttgatggcggattgtaatccagagaggattatgtgtttatgaaacacatgtgaatgaaattaaattatatttcagttttaaaggtacgtctgattacagatagcctgggattacaaaggatttgtattttaaagaaaaccagttcaaagggagaataatttgctttttgggttaaaagaatttctgaatgtgaaattcgaatggtatgacaattagattagactgtacagaaactgaaatctatacgctaatacacactatactcatagtcacgcaatgctgatgttgttaacattaataatttgagaataaagtataacaataataataatttgcatggtttgTGGTATAAGCTAatcgatcgttagatttaatcaccatttgTAGCCCGATttgttgtaatgcttttttcctcagttggtcagaacaaacgtggcagacttgttacttacttgttcagatggcaatatacggtgaaaaccctaaccttcaggttacaagcccgactccctaaccattaggccacgactacccctttCTGCAATTAACAGCAATTCcatgttttcaaacagagatggcgacaaagaggcaaaacttacagactgcagctttaaaagcgctatataaataacgGTGACTTGACGACTAATTTGGAAGTTTTGTATCCGACTAGTCAAACTagaaacccccaaaaaatggcaaaagaaaaaaactgtgcatgtgtatataaccacatatatatatatatattatggtaatttgaatgataaaatcatgttgttgttttttccttcTCTCGTGTAATGGACTATTGTTTTCAGTGTCGACTAGCAGGTAGGGGTGGCCGATACGAGCTAAAATTCATATCACAGTATTTTCCACTGTCCAGACAATATCGATGATATCGCGATATGAGAAAACAAATTGGAATCACATTTTAGTAGACCTTAgttaaattacaggcaaaatgtgtattttaaccTTATATAACTAGCGAATGTACTGAAAGAACCTGCAGATTCTCTCTCTGACAGCAGATGGCCTCAGTTCAGCGCTCCTTTGTTACCGCTGTAAATAAAGCTGCGCTTATGAACACGGCGGTAAGAGAAAATCTTTgtctgttgttgtgtttttacaCCGGTATAAAGGTCTAATACttcacatcttcatcatccATAAGTATCTCACAATCTAGTGATGCATAATTAGCTCTTGCCTGGATAGAAGTTGTTAGAAGTTTTAGACGCTTTCTCCCGGTGACCGTCCTGGCTCGCACTGATGAGGTTGTGTTCAGGTTCAGATAActagttattattaattaatcactcagagacttgttttaaaaagttaacGAATCACCAACACACTGGTTTcgtttaattaaataacaataactcataaacaaataacaaaaataacagcgAGTAGTCTTCACCACGAAATGTCGGCCTCGACAAATAGTCTAACACGCATTTATATAGTCTTTGCATAAATCTCATTAAAACCTCCCATAACTCTTCCGTCTTCTGCCAGTGCTTGTGTCTGCCTCCTCCCTCAACATAGGATACACTTTTACACAGCTTTCAACACTTATACTTTCATAACAGGAGTCTGGAGTTTCACTGTTTCTAAATCTTTAGTCAATCTTTGTAATTCAGCTGAAAAATCACACAATTCAATCATCTCTCTATCAATTTCATTATTCTCTTATTTGTTGATTCTTGCTTTCTCATCAACCTCAGAATTGCCTTCATCTTGAAGATGATCTTTCGgtcctcccgctctctctcgaGCCGGTCTGCGAcgttcctcctcctcctcctgtttCTTGACCTCCCTACTCCAGTTTTGTTGTATTCCTTGAACTAAAAAATCGTCAAAATCAATTTCTATTTTGTCTGACCTTTTCTTATCGTTCCTGTTAGAGGATCGGACAGGAAATTGCATATCAGATAGGTTGGGACCTTCTCCTTCACTGTCCATCCAATGAAATCCGTGAATATGTAACCGTATCCACAGTATAGCAAAATCCATATGGCACAACATAATACAGTCACATTAATACCGGTATAGCGCCCACCCCTACCAGCAGGAGCTGTACCGTATACTCGATTACTCGACTATAGAGCAGgaacaaatgttaaatcttaacatttaaattttactgtGAGATGGACAATTAAGAATCAAATCACAGCGTATCTGAAATTAGTGAGGTTTTCTAATAAAGTGTAGATGTAATATGTAAGCAGCTGCTCCATAACAAGAATAGCAATGTACACTAGAGGCTGACATGTTTTTGGGAATCCCGCGGGATTGTAATAACACTGATACCCAACtttatacacatatacagtTTATTTACATAGAAGGTATAATTTAATTCTGAACTCAATTCTAGTTGTCCTGTCTCTTTATGCTCTCCTGTTTGCTCTGGTGTGGCTGGTCACGTGAATGACGTATGCAGTCCGTGACAGACAGTTAACGGCTGGTCTGTGTGGTAATACACTcgggcaggacatccaaacACTCACCCTCACCTATCATTCATCAACCacaaatatggcttttcatctgaaagatgtatgtagtagcaactttacatggctgctcaatatgatgttaacctagagaaatgtgcactattgaagtgtttgtgtggagcTGAACAGTAGCTCGCTGCAGGACAGGCGCCggtgcgctcacttgctcttaaaatctcCGTAATTTTAcagataaatacagataaaagtagcctaatacatctttcgaatctgtaaagactaTAAAGACgcttatttgtgtgcactcagaaTAACAACGAAACATTGCGCTTCtgtaattaaagcaaacaggatgcgctctctgccgtctcggtctctgtgaacttgagcgAGAAACTccatgaaaaatatatctatagagagtgaaatgtctactttaaaatgaaacaatcaaatAGAAAATGTGTTAGCATGCAtgatttacatgaaatttaATGTGTGTGCAATGCACACTGTTTAAGATGGCTTTCAGTTCAATATAGtaacaaaaaactacattttggatttttattcagtttaggTGGGCACTGTTTAGGTGTGatctgtactgtatttttactgtaaccGACAGATTccggtaaaaaaaaacacacgaCACAACACGGTAGTGGGAGGGAATGGGAGTCATTCTTCTGAGATTGGGACGGGACGGCAAAGGTTTGAAAATCCACTCTCGTGTCTCACTCTACACTGCACACATCAGTTTTGACATGCCATATTTCTGTCCCGTGCTAGAATCACTGTCAGTCGCAGCTTCAGAGTGAATCACGCATTTATATATGTCACTTTATATGTCATTCTGCAAAACTCTGCAGCGCGTAATCGGCCATCAGTCCTCTCAGCACCATGAAAAACATTGCTTTTATTCAGCGGGTTATAGCTATATAGCCTGGACAGTGCGAAAGACCGTTCACGTTACGTtcactaaaaagctgtcactcactcgtctcacaaccttccattaaaatcaaacatctctgattggtcattgtgttCAAGAGCTCAACAaacatgtctgtgattggctacatttCTCGCCGCTGCAAAAACATGCTGTAAATAGGAATATTTCACGTTCTTCAGAGCTCAAACCTCAAAAGCAATGGGGGCGTTTCTTAAACCGGTTTCaccaataataatacattattacagTATCAGCTGGGGTGCTCTTGCTTTTGTTTCAGGGAGCTTATATTTAAAATTGACTTTGTTATTTTTTacccatgttttaatttttgtaacaaAATGATTTGTGATCAAATATTAAAGTTGAAGGTTGAAGACCCTTGGTGTagcacatatatttatttttaacatgcttATTCTGacttttacttattaaaatatataaaagaaaaataatcatattaaattatattttaaattattaaaatcgTATTAGTTTCTATTAATATTGAAGGCTGTATGCTTAATATGTAGCTCTGCTTGACACACTATCGGGGGGTCTCGGTCTCCTCAGGGGTCCTTACCCTGAAAAACGTTGAAGACCCCTGTGCTACACTGAATAACAATGGAACATTTTCACCCATATTGTgacactttatttaaaacaaagtagacacttcactTGTGTTTAATATGCTTTCTGTGATTTTACATGACCATAAACAGTTGGGGTGAATATCCTGATTTGTAGTTGTTTTAGTTAATTTGGTCTTATTTTATATCATGCATGTCATGTCTCTGCTGACAGCATCTGTTAACCAATCAGAATGAAACATCTGATGAGcggagtatgtgtgtgtgtgctccacACATTGACtgagtgtctctctctctctgtgtgtgtgtgtcagatttCTTCTGTGGGCCGCGGGTGTCGGCGGTGCGTCTGGCCGGACTGGAGCACGTGCTTCACTTCACGGCGCTGGAGGGCAAGATCTACATGCGCAGCTACAAGTAAAACCCCATCGGTCCATCAGATGGCTGCAGATGGTGACGAGTGATGTTCTCCTGACGCTCTGCTtgtgttcacagagtgctgctGAAGAAGTCCGGCTGTCGCACGCCCCGGATCCAGCTGCAGGACATGGGCCCTTCCTTTGACTTCGTCATGAGGAGAAGTCACATGGCCTCAGACGACCTGTACAGAACCGCTCACAAACAGCCCAAAGGAGTgaaggtaacacacacacacacacacacacacgtttgtttttgtgaaaagtggggactctccataggcgtaatggtttttatactgtacttactgtatgtgctattgtcctacaccaaccctacacctaaacctaccccttacaggagactgtctgctatttcagattctcaatacactccattctgtgtgatttataagcgttttgaaaagtggggacatggagtaatgtcctgaaaagtcaccttctccttgtaatacctgtcatacccttgttattatacacatctatgtcctcatttgtcacacaAATGCAcctcattttattttctcagactgttttcaacaaaatattcaagacaaattataaatgaatctgtgttcttttattatttctcagtcaaaatgctgcacatttctttggGAAATTGACAAGTCGAATAAcaaaactttttaaagtttttaaaacaaatcccaaatcaaataaatacaaatacaggaAATCTCTTGATACGAACAGACTAGGCTTGACGTGTGCTCTTTCCAGTTAAACTTAGAGGCAAGCACTGCAAACAAAGACGAGCAGGTTTTGATGTAACTCTACATTTCAAAATTAGAGGCAAAAACAGAATGCTCTGAATTAGGTTTGTGAAATGATGCCACGTAAAACACACCTGCAGGCGCAAAAGAGAAGCAGCAGACGGCTGAACGagacgcagattcactctctgacagcaggtggcgcttctGAAACTTCCATGCTTTTtgacaaaat carries:
- the rpf2 gene encoding ribosome production factor 2 homolog, with the translated sequence MAHRDGIVKAKTRRSKRFLQSCEPKLIEGQKNSMIIKGGNTSETVSQALKDVYALKKPNAVLYKRKNMVRPFDDSTALEFFSKKSDCSLFLFGSHNKKRPNNLIFGRMFDFHLLDMFELGIESFVSLRNLKTDTCPEGTKPLLVFAGELFETDREHQRLRNLLTDFFCGPRVSAVRLAGLEHVLHFTALEGKIYMRSYKVLLKKSGCRTPRIQLQDMGPSFDFVMRRSHMASDDLYRTAHKQPKGVKPKKKKNISHDAFGTRLGRVHMQKQNLDKLQTRKMKGLRKRRGERTAETPAAKAPRTDE